The Dongia rigui genome includes the window CAAGTATGACGACCTGCCGGAATCGGCCTTCTACATGGTGGGCACGATCGAGGAAGCCGTCGCCAAAGCCAAGAAGATGGCGGAAGCGGCCTAAAGCAGACAACGCGGCAGTGGTGGAACAACCCACCGCTGCCGCGGTTGAGACCGAAAAACCGGCCGTCCGCGGCCGGTTTGCGTCAGGGGCCCGGTTGGGTCTTTGAAATCTAAGAAGGGTGGAACATGGCGGATCAGGTGCATTTCGAGCTCGTCTCGCCGGAACGGCTGCTGTTCTCGGCCAATGTGAGCGAGATTGTCATCCCGGGCACTGAGGGTGACTTTGCGGTCCTTCCTGGCCATTCCAACCTCATTTCGACCATTCGCCCCGGCGTCATTCATGTGCTGGAAGGCAGCCAGGTCACTGACCGCATCTTCGTGGAAGGCGGCTTTGCCGAAGTGAACGACAAGGGCTGCACGGTCCTTGCCGAGCGCGCGCAGAAGGTCGGCGAGATCGACCGCGCCCACGCCGAGCGTGCGCTCTCTGACGCCCGCGAAGATGTGGCCGATGCCAAGAACGATCTTGATCGCAATCTGGCGCAGAACGCCGTGGCGATCGCAGAGGCGCGTCTCCACGCCCTCGAAGGCAGCGTCTACTAGGTCGGTTCAGAAGGGCGGCGCGGGACAGCGTCGCCAGCGGGGATGCTGAAGTTTAACGCGGGAGCAGCGGCCGATCATGGCGCATTGGACCCTCGATCAGATTCCCTGGGACGCGTTCGACGCAAGCAAGGTCGATCCCGACATCGTCAAACTCGTCAAGGCGGCAGCGCTCGTCGAGTATAACGGCGGCGACTACGCCACTTATCTCAATAACGTGTTTCACGATGATGACGGCTTTTGTGCCGTGGCCAGCGAATGGGCGCTGGAAGAAGTGCAGCACGGCGCGGCCCTCGCGCGCTGGGCGAAGCTCGCCGATCCCGGCTTCGATTTCGACCTCGCCTTCAAGCGCTTCACCGACGGCTACAAGATCCAGGTCGATGTGGCTGCATCCGTGCGCGGCAGCCGCTGCGGCGAGCTGGTGGCCCGCTGCATCGTCGAAACCGGCACCTCGTCCTATTACACGGCCTTGGCCGAAGCGGCCGACGAACCGGTCTTGAAGAATATCTGCCGCCGGATCGCTGCCGATGAGCTGCGGCATTACAAGCTCTTCTACACGCATCTCAACCGTTACCTCGCGCATGAGGGGCTGGGCGCCTGGGGCCGGTTCAAGGTGGCGATGTCGCGCATCACCGAATCGGAAGATGACGAACTGGCCTTCGCCTATTACGCCGCCAACCATGCCGACGAACCCTATGAGCGCAAGCGCTTCTCCTCTGCTTACGCGCGGCGCGCCTATGCCTATTACCAGCCGCCCCATATCCAGCGTGGCATCGCCATGGTGCTGAAGGCCGCCGGCCTCAACCCACAGGGGTTCCTGCACAAGCCGCTTTCCAGCTTCGCCCTCTGGTTCATGCGCCGCCGAGTCGCCAGATTGTCGGTGGCCGGGGCTTAAGAAAGCTCGGCAGCGAAGCGCGTTGCGGCGACGCTCGGCCGTGCCTGCATCATTTCCCACCACGCCAACAGCTTGTTCTGTTCGCCGATCAGGGCGCGACCTTCTGCGGTGAGGCGTCCGTAGGCCAGCATCGGCAGCAGATGGAGATCGGCAAGGCTGATGCGGTCGCCCTGCAGGAACGTTCCGTCTTGCGCCAGATCGGCCAGAGCCTTGAGTGCCAGCCGCGATTTCATCATCGCCTCGCCCAGGGAGGCCGGGTCGGCCGGCTTGCCGCCCTTCGCCGCCGTGTCATGTGCCACGTAAAGACCCCAGACCAGTGGCCGGTAGAGATAGCTGTCCATGATGCCGATCATTTGCGCCATCCGCGCGCGCGACCGCGTATCCGGCGGCTGCAGCGCGGGGCCGGGAAAGGCCTCATCGACGTAGCGCGTGATCGCTGCCGTCTCATAGAGTGCAAAATCGCCATGCCGCAAAGTGGGGATGCGCGCGAAGGGATGCAGCTTCAGATACGCGGCGTCGACCGCCTGCGCGCCAAAAATGTCGATCTCAACAAGACTATGATCGACGCCCTTCTCAAGCAGCACCAGCCGCGCCGCGCGCACATAAACACTGTAGGCGGCGCCGAGCAGTTGCGGCTTCGTGGCCTCAGTTCCGCTCATCTCGCATCGGCTCCTGCGGGGCAAGGTCTTCCGGCGGGTTGAGCTCAACGAAGCGGCGAATGGCCTGGTGGCTGTGGCTGTAGACCTGCCGGCGCAGCAGGACGATGAGGATGCCGAGAATGGCGGCGATGAAGGCCACTGGGTCGATCAGCCAGGCGATCCAGGCAAGGCCGAAATAATAGCAGCGGATGCCGCCGCCAAATGCCGTGAGGGCGCTGGTATAGACGATCGCCATCTGGTCGGCGAGTTCGAGGCGGTGCGGATAGTCGTTCCTGGCCAGTGGCGCCGCACCGATCAGGGCACAGCAGTAATTGTATTGCCGCAGCGCCCAGGTGAAGCGGAAGAAGCCGTAGACGAAGATGGCAATGAGGCCGATGAGCTTCAGCTGGAAGATGGTGGCGCTGCTATGGGTGACGAAAGTCCAGGCACCGAGGACTTGCTGGGCATCCCCGGCCTTGCCCAGCACGCCGAGGAGACCGGCCACGACCAGGATCGTTGCCGAACAGAAGAACGACATTGAATTGACCGTATGGCCGGTGAGGGCCGCGTCGACGATGCGGTCCGGCCGTTCCATCAGGCGCTGCATCCAGATGCGCCGCGTCTGGTGCATCAGCGCATTCACGTTCTTGCCGCGCCCCACCATCTTGGCGATGCGCTGATAGCCGAAGAAGACCAGCAGAAAAAAGATGAGGCCGGCAAAGTCGAGGGACGTCATCGCCGCATCCCTATCGACCCGTCGCGTCGTAGAACTCGGCGACACTCGCCTGGCTGCGGCTCTTGACCTGCCGCTTCAACAGCACCAGGACGACGACACCCGTCCCCACCGCGAAGACCACTGGATGGATGAACCAGCCAAGCCAGGCCATGGAAAAATAATAGGCGCGGATGCCGCCGTTGAAACTGGTGGCGGCCAGCGACATGACGCGCGCAGCATGGTCGGCAAAGCGCTCGCGCGCGGTGCCGTCGACCGGCGGCAAGGGCGCCGCACCAATGAGGGTGCAGGCGAAATTGAACTGCCGCAGCGCCCAGGTGAATTTATAGAAACCGATGATGAAGAGGCCAATGAGGCCCAGCACCTTCAATTCGAACATCAGTTCCGACGAGACGACCGTGAAGCCGAAGGATTGGATGACGGCATGGGCGTCACCGGCGCGCCCCAGCACGCCGAGGAGGCCGGCGATGACCAGCATCGAGGTCGAGGCGAAGAAGGTGGTCGAGGCCACGGAATGCCCAGTGAGCGACGAATCGAGGATGCGTTCCGGCCGGTCCAGCATGCGGCGCATCCACAACCGGCGCAGCTGATGCATCATCTGGTTGAGATTGGCGGGCGCCACGTCGTCGGCCGGCAGCTTGTCGGCAAAACGGCCATAGACGAACCACAGCAGCAGCATCCAGGCAAAGGCCAGCGCATCCATCCAGCTGCCGTCCAACCAGGCTATCTCCATGGGTGATGCCCGTCTTCAGACCGGGTTGCGCTCGCGGCGATGAAAGCGGCGGCTGAAGCCGCGCTCGAAGAAATCGTAGATGGCGGGGCTCAAGCTTTCGAACTTCACGGCAAGGCGCCGGTTCTCGCGGTCGTTGCGCACCACCTTGGCGTCGATCTTCATCTCGAACTCGGCATGCGCGTCCTTGATCTTGATCTCGATCTCGACCGGCATTTCGACCAGCAGATGCCCGTCATAGTTCTCGATGAGCAGGCCGCCTAGCGACCAGTTGAGCGTGTCGCAATCCTGGCCGGCGATGCGGACCGTGAAAACGGGCAGCGGCATGCGCTTGTCGCGCCGGTGTTCCGGCCCGCGCACTTTGGTGAAGCCCATGGTAAAACTGGTCATGCCTGACGCTCTCCCGCCCTTGAGGCCGGGAACAGTGTAACAGATGCGCCGAATCCCTGGCCAGACATTCGGCCCGCCTGTGCCGGACCCTACCAGCGCCGCTGGCGGTAGGCGATGAGGTGGCGCTCGAAGAATTTCAGCAGGAGCGGGGGCAAATGCACGAAACGCACGGCCAGCTGGTTCTTCGTGGCGTTGCAATGGACCACCTGCCCATCCAGGACATAGACGGCCGGGCCCGACCGCGCCGGGCCGGCGTTTGTCAGGCGTGCATCGCGTTGCGATGCCTTCAACTGCTCGCTGATTTCGATGCGGACGACACGGGTGGGCGCCAGATAGCCGCGGTGATTGCGCAACAGCAACCCGCCCAGCGACCAGTTGATGGTCTCGCAGCTCTGGCCGTCGATCTTGACGCTGAAGACCGGGGCCGGATGGCGCTTGTCGCGCCGCTTCTCGGCATTGCCGACCTTGCGGAAGCCCAGGGTGAAGCTAACCATTGTGCGTCACCGTCATGCCCTGGCCAGTGCCCCGTGCAATCCCAGGGGCAACCCCAGGCGCAAACCCCGTCACGATTACCCTCATAAAGACCCTTCCCGACCACAGGAATCGACTAAACCGCATCGTGGTGAAGATAGCGTTAACGAGATTAGCCTATATCTCTCAGCAGGTTGCCGATTGCGACATGATTAGAAGTTGCCGTCGAGGGCCTTGCCTGCAGTCTCGATGACCGCGCTGGTGGGCCAGATGGCGACCCAGCGATCGCGCGCCACGCCGCGGTAATAGGGCAAAGCCGGCAGGCGCAGGGGCGAGCCGTCGAAATAGCTGACGATGACCCCGGCGGGGTTCTCCTTGGCCCAGGTGATCGCGGCATCGCGGCTGGGCAGGGCCACGGGGGCGGCGTTCAAGCGGCCGTAATAGTCGAACTCGCCGCGATAGGGCCCAAAGACCGCCAGCGGTTGCCCGGCCTCCTCCAGCTCGCGCAGGCGTTCGGCCACCGGCTCCAGGTCGAAAAACTGGCGCAAGTTGAACGGGAACTCGATGTTGACGCAGGTCATCAGCAGGACGGGCAGGGTGGCCACCTGGATGGTGCGCGAGAGCATGTGTGTGGGTGAGAGCTGCGCGATGCCGTAACCCGCCACCAGCAGCACCAGCCCCGAGGTCATGCCGATGCCGCCGATCCAGATCGGCAGCGGCACGTCGAAGAACTGCCGCCACAGCGCATCGAGATGGGCGGTCGGGATGATGTTCATGAGAAAGAAGAAGAGGCCGAGCAGCAAGGCCAGGAGCGAGGGCACGATGGCGTGGAAATCCTTGGCGCGGATCTCCTGTGTGGCCAGCAGGCGCGCCCCCAGCAGCGACAGCGGCAGGACGATGTAGATCATACCCTGCATCTGCCAGCCGCTGACCAGCCCGCCCAGCAGCGTCACGCCAAAGAGGCCCAGGCACAGGCGGAAGCTGCGCCCGGCGCGGCCGCGCAGCTGCTTCTCCATCGCCCGCCACAAGGTCTTCCAGACGATCCAGGGATAGAGCAGCACGGGCACCAGCGCCAGCGACCAGATCTCGCGCCGGGTGGCTTCGGTGGCGGCGTGAAACCAGCCATTGCCGAAGCCGATGAAGTCTGCCGGCAGGCCGGCGATGCGCAGCGACAGGGTCCAGCCCACCCACAACACGGCTGCCGGCATCAGGCTGACGGCGAGGGGCAGGTGCCAGGCCGGGCGGAAGGCAAGCATGATGCGGGCGGCACCGGCGGTGCTGTCGCGCTCCGGTCCGCTCACGACCTGGCGTGGCGCGATCGCGGCCAGCACCGGCAGCACGAACCAGGCGGCAATGCCGATGGTAAAGAGGCTGGCGCCGAGGGCCACGGCAAAGACCGTCCACCACAGCAGCGCCACCATGCCGCGCGTGCCGCTGTGCCACAGCCGCGTCAGCGCGTGAAAGCCCAAGGCCGTGAAGAACAGGCCCAGCGGTTCCGCCTGCACCATGGTGACGATGAGAACGAAGGCCATCACGCCGGATAGCAGGATGCGGGCGTAAAGCTCGGTCATCGCCCGGTGCGGCCACAGCGACAGGGCGGCGCTGCCGACCAGCCACATCGTGCCGAGGCTGGCAAGCAGGCTGAGCACGCGCGGCCATGCATCGCCGATGCCGAAGAGCTGCCAGCCGGCAAGGATCGCCCACAGCATCAAGGGTGGCTGGTCGCCGCTGCCAAGGCCATTGCGCACGGGGGCCCAGCCATGGTCCTGCCACATGTGCCAGGCCGCCGACAGCATCTCCAATTCCGCCGGCGCCGTGGGCGGCCTGCCCAGCAAGGCACCGAGTGCCACGATCAGCCACAGCAGGAAGGGGGCGACGAAGGCCCAGCGCAAGAAGGCGACGCCTGGCTCGCTCCGCTCATCGACGTCATCGAGGGGCGCTGCCTCGCGCCGCATGTCGCCGTCGCGCTTCACCATGTTGCTGTCGTTCTGTCCT containing:
- a CDS encoding F0F1 ATP synthase subunit epsilon, coding for MADQVHFELVSPERLLFSANVSEIVIPGTEGDFAVLPGHSNLISTIRPGVIHVLEGSQVTDRIFVEGGFAEVNDKGCTVLAERAQKVGEIDRAHAERALSDAREDVADAKNDLDRNLAQNAVAIAEARLHALEGSVY
- a CDS encoding acyl-ACP desaturase; this translates as MAHWTLDQIPWDAFDASKVDPDIVKLVKAAALVEYNGGDYATYLNNVFHDDDGFCAVASEWALEEVQHGAALARWAKLADPGFDFDLAFKRFTDGYKIQVDVAASVRGSRCGELVARCIVETGTSSYYTALAEAADEPVLKNICRRIAADELRHYKLFYTHLNRYLAHEGLGAWGRFKVAMSRITESEDDELAFAYYAANHADEPYERKRFSSAYARRAYAYYQPPHIQRGIAMVLKAAGLNPQGFLHKPLSSFALWFMRRRVARLSVAGA
- a CDS encoding glutathione S-transferase family protein, giving the protein MSGTEATKPQLLGAAYSVYVRAARLVLLEKGVDHSLVEIDIFGAQAVDAAYLKLHPFARIPTLRHGDFALYETAAITRYVDEAFPGPALQPPDTRSRARMAQMIGIMDSYLYRPLVWGLYVAHDTAAKGGKPADPASLGEAMMKSRLALKALADLAQDGTFLQGDRISLADLHLLPMLAYGRLTAEGRALIGEQNKLLAWWEMMQARPSVAATRFAAELS
- a CDS encoding DUF599 domain-containing protein, producing MTSLDFAGLIFFLLVFFGYQRIAKMVGRGKNVNALMHQTRRIWMQRLMERPDRIVDAALTGHTVNSMSFFCSATILVVAGLLGVLGKAGDAQQVLGAWTFVTHSSATIFQLKLIGLIAIFVYGFFRFTWALRQYNYCCALIGAAPLARNDYPHRLELADQMAIVYTSALTAFGGGIRCYYFGLAWIAWLIDPVAFIAAILGILIVLLRRQVYSHSHQAIRRFVELNPPEDLAPQEPMRDERN
- a CDS encoding DUF599 domain-containing protein, which codes for MEIAWLDGSWMDALAFAWMLLLWFVYGRFADKLPADDVAPANLNQMMHQLRRLWMRRMLDRPERILDSSLTGHSVASTTFFASTSMLVIAGLLGVLGRAGDAHAVIQSFGFTVVSSELMFELKVLGLIGLFIIGFYKFTWALRQFNFACTLIGAAPLPPVDGTARERFADHAARVMSLAATSFNGGIRAYYFSMAWLGWFIHPVVFAVGTGVVVLVLLKRQVKSRSQASVAEFYDATGR
- a CDS encoding PilZ domain-containing protein → MTSFTMGFTKVRGPEHRRDKRMPLPVFTVRIAGQDCDTLNWSLGGLLIENYDGHLLVEMPVEIEIKIKDAHAEFEMKIDAKVVRNDRENRRLAVKFESLSPAIYDFFERGFSRRFHRRERNPV
- a CDS encoding PilZ domain-containing protein, producing MVSFTLGFRKVGNAEKRRDKRHPAPVFSVKIDGQSCETINWSLGGLLLRNHRGYLAPTRVVRIEISEQLKASQRDARLTNAGPARSGPAVYVLDGQVVHCNATKNQLAVRFVHLPPLLLKFFERHLIAYRQRRW
- a CDS encoding ArnT family glycosyltransferase, with the translated sequence MVKRDGDMRREAAPLDDVDERSEPGVAFLRWAFVAPFLLWLIVALGALLGRPPTAPAELEMLSAAWHMWQDHGWAPVRNGLGSGDQPPLMLWAILAGWQLFGIGDAWPRVLSLLASLGTMWLVGSAALSLWPHRAMTELYARILLSGVMAFVLIVTMVQAEPLGLFFTALGFHALTRLWHSGTRGMVALLWWTVFAVALGASLFTIGIAAWFVLPVLAAIAPRQVVSGPERDSTAGAARIMLAFRPAWHLPLAVSLMPAAVLWVGWTLSLRIAGLPADFIGFGNGWFHAATEATRREIWSLALVPVLLYPWIVWKTLWRAMEKQLRGRAGRSFRLCLGLFGVTLLGGLVSGWQMQGMIYIVLPLSLLGARLLATQEIRAKDFHAIVPSLLALLLGLFFFLMNIIPTAHLDALWRQFFDVPLPIWIGGIGMTSGLVLLVAGYGIAQLSPTHMLSRTIQVATLPVLLMTCVNIEFPFNLRQFFDLEPVAERLRELEEAGQPLAVFGPYRGEFDYYGRLNAAPVALPSRDAAITWAKENPAGVIVSYFDGSPLRLPALPYYRGVARDRWVAIWPTSAVIETAGKALDGNF